Proteins from a single region of Bombus pascuorum chromosome 5, iyBomPasc1.1, whole genome shotgun sequence:
- the LOC132906831 gene encoding small ribosomal subunit protein eS6-like, whose amino-acid sequence MKLNVSYPATGCQKLFEISDEHKLRIFYEKRMGAEVEADALGNEWKGYVVRISGGNDKQGFPMKQGVLTNGRVRLLLSKGHSCYRPRRDGERKRKSVRGCIVDSNLSVLALVIVKKGEKDIPDLTDKEVPRRLGPKRASKIRKLFNLSKEDDVRRFVVKRPIQKEGKPQRSKAPKIQRLITPLTLQRKRHRLALKKRRCLARKQQAAEYAKLLAQRQKEAKNRRQEELKRRRSASMRDSKSSNQSAPTTQK is encoded by the exons ATGAAA TTGAACGTATCATATCCTGCAACAGGATGTCAGAAACTGTTTGAAATCTCCGATGAGCATAAGCTgagaattttttatgaaaagcgTATGGGCGCAGAAGTAGAAGCTGATGCTCTTGGTAACGAATGGAAAGGATATGTCGTTCGTATCTCGGGTGGCAATGATAAACAAGGATTTCCTATGAAACAGGGTGTTCTGACTAATG GACGCGTACGTTTACTGCTCTCAAAAGGACATTCATGCTATAGACCTAGACGTGATGGTGAGCGTAAACGTAAATCTGTCCGTGGATGCATTGTAGATTCCAATCTTTCAGTACTCGCTCTCGTCATTGtcaaaaaaggagaaaag GATATCCCAGATTTGACTGACAAAGAAGTCCCACGCCGTTTAGGACCCAAGAGGGCGAGCAAAATTCGCAAGCTATTTAATTTGTCCAAGGAAGATGATGTCCGTCGATTCGTTGTGAAACGACCAATTCAAAAAGAGGGCAAACCACAGCGGTCAAAAGCCCCTAAAATTCAACGTCTTATTACCCCACTTACACTCCAG aGAAAGAGGCATAGACTGGCTCTAAAGAAGAGGCGTTGCTTGGCTCGCAAGCAACAAGCAGCAGAGTATGCGAAGCTGTTAGCACAACGGCAGAAGGAAGCTAAGAATAGGCGTCAAGAAGAACTAAAACGAAGACGTAGCGCTTCTATGCGAGATTCCAAATCATCCAATCAGTCTGCACCTACCACTCAAAAGTAA